Proteins found in one Hevea brasiliensis isolate MT/VB/25A 57/8 chromosome 18, ASM3005281v1, whole genome shotgun sequence genomic segment:
- the LOC110664236 gene encoding probable galacturonosyltransferase-like 10 yields MFSRTIFYVFFFFFLIFPSDAIRSFHSKSTSDFNERKIDQFDFSLQFLEAPEYQNGMECATVPSLIDDPSLVHVAMTLDPHYLRGTMAAIHSVLKHASCPENIFFHFIASDSGLISPSKLTKIVESAFPSLKFKVYIFKKNLVDNLISTSIRQALDNPLNYARSYLADMLEPCIKRVIYLDSDVIVVDDIKNLWRIPLTGSRTIGAPEYCHAKFTNYFNSEFWSDPELSRVFEGKMACYFNTGVMVIDLERWREGGYTREIEKWMRIQKERRIYELGSLPPFLLVFAGDVEAIDHRWNQHGLGGDNVVRSCRPLHPGPVSLLHWSGKGKPWRRLDEMKPCPIDSLWAPYDLHKNKNHQHIHHMKRRQR; encoded by the coding sequence ATGTTTTCTCGCACAATCTTTtatgttttcttcttcttcttcttgatcTTTCCCAGTGATGCTATTCGATCTTTTCACAGTAAATCTACCAGTGATTTCAATGAGAGAAAGATTGATCAGTTTGATTTTTCTCTGCAATTCTTGGAGGCCCCAGAGTATCAAAATGGAATGGAATGTGCTACTGTACCTAGTTTGATAGATGATCCTTCGCTTGTTCATGTAGCTATGACACTCGATCCACATTACTTGAGAGGCACCATGGCTGCAATCCATTCAGTTCTCAAGCATGCTTCTTGCCCAGAaaacattttctttcattttattgcCTCAGATTCAGGGCTGATTAGTCCAAGCAAACTCACCAAGATTGTAGAGTCCGCATTCCCATCTTTGAAGTTTAAGGTCTACATCTTCAAGAAGAATCTGGTCGATAATTTAATCTCAACCTCCATTCGTCAAGCTCTCGACAACCCATTGAACTATGCAAGAAGTTACTTGGCTGATATGCTCGAGCCCTGCATTAAACGAGTGATTTATTTGGATTCAGATGTAATAGTTGTTGATGATATAAAAAATCTATGGAGGATTCCTCTTACTGGTTCAAGAACTATTGGAGCACCAGAGTACTGTCACGCAAAATTCACCAACTACTTCAACAGCGAGTTTTGGTCAGATCCTGAGCTTTCCAGGGTTTTTGAAGGGAAGATGGCTTGCTATTTTAATACTGGTGTGATGGTGATAGACTTGGAGAGGTGGAGAGAAGGTGGTTATACTAGGGAAATTGAGAAATGGATGAGAATCCAGAAAGAGAGAAGGATTTATGAGTTGGGTTCTCTTCCACCGTTTTTATTAGTGTTTGCTGGGGATGTTGAAGCAATTGATCATAGATGGAATCAGCATGGGCTTGGTGGGGATAATGTGGTTAGAAGTTGCAGGCCTTTGCATCCAGGACCTGTGAGTTTGTTGCATTGGAGTGGTAAAGGAAAGCCATGGAGGAGGCTCGATGAAATGAAGCCTTGCCCAATTGATTCTTTATGGGCACCTTATGACCTCCATAAAAACAAGAACCATCAACATATCCACCATATGAAGAGAAGGCAAAGATGA